Proteins from one Planctomycetota bacterium genomic window:
- a CDS encoding fused MFS/spermidine synthase: MIRAVVLAAVFLSGAALMSLEMAGVRLVQPEFGSDIIVWGSLISVFLGGLAIGAILGGRLADRRPALWKLGAILALGGVVALSIPLYSDAVLDYLFPGEGAPLPEEWNDGGAGTGDGQLVVYMPPDLRWPTLGVGLLLFLVPSVLLGMVTPYAAKLLIHALGHLGAGVGKISGLSTVGAIVGTLGTTFYLITWMGTRWLLAANGLVLVGLGLALALVHLATPRE; encoded by the coding sequence ATGATCCGCGCGGTGGTGCTTGCGGCGGTGTTCCTTTCTGGGGCGGCGCTGATGAGCCTGGAGATGGCAGGGGTTCGCCTCGTCCAGCCGGAGTTCGGCAGCGACATCATCGTCTGGGGGAGCCTCATCAGCGTCTTTCTCGGGGGCCTGGCGATCGGGGCGATTCTGGGCGGGCGTCTGGCCGACCGCCGGCCGGCCTTGTGGAAACTCGGCGCGATCCTCGCCCTCGGCGGCGTCGTGGCCCTCTCGATTCCCCTCTATTCCGACGCGGTGCTCGACTACCTGTTTCCGGGAGAAGGGGCGCCGCTTCCGGAGGAATGGAACGACGGCGGCGCGGGAACCGGCGACGGCCAACTCGTCGTCTACATGCCGCCGGACCTGAGGTGGCCGACGCTCGGCGTCGGACTGCTCCTCTTCCTTGTGCCCTCGGTGCTCCTCGGTATGGTCACCCCTTATGCCGCTAAACTTCTGATCCACGCTCTCGGCCACTTGGGAGCCGGCGTCGGGAAGATTTCGGGCCTCTCGACGGTGGGGGCCATCGTGGGGACGCTCGGAACGACGTTCTACCTCATCACGTGGATGGGGACGCGGTGGCTTCTGGCGGCGAACGGGCTGGTGCTCGTCGGCCTGGGCCTGGCGCTCGCGCTCGTCCACCTCGCCACGCCGCGCGAGTGA